One region of Streptococcus parasanguinis genomic DNA includes:
- a CDS encoding 3'-5' exoribonuclease YhaM family protein has protein sequence MVKINQMKKDELFEGFYLIKSAEVRQTRAGKNYLAFVFQDETGTIEGKLWDAQPHNVESFMAGRVVHMSGRREVYNNTPQVNQLNMRLPQAGEPNNPADFKEKPPVDPKELHEYLSNMIFKIENPVWQRIVRALYGKYEKEFYSYPAAKTNHHAFEAGLAYHTATMVRLADSIGDIYPQLNKSLLFAGIMLHDLAKVIELTGPENTEYTVRGNLIGHIALIDEEITKVLQELKIDDQKEEVIVLRHVILSHHGLLEYGSPVRPKIMEAEIIHMIDNLDAEMMMMTTALGLIGPGEMTNKIFAMENRSFYKPNLD, from the coding sequence ATGGTCAAAATTAACCAAATGAAAAAAGATGAATTGTTCGAAGGATTCTATTTGATCAAGTCAGCAGAAGTGCGTCAAACGCGGGCCGGGAAAAACTACCTCGCCTTTGTCTTCCAGGATGAGACCGGTACAATCGAAGGTAAACTATGGGATGCCCAACCTCACAATGTAGAGAGTTTTATGGCTGGGCGCGTGGTCCATATGTCTGGACGTCGAGAAGTTTACAATAATACTCCGCAAGTCAACCAATTAAACATGCGCTTGCCCCAAGCAGGAGAGCCCAACAATCCAGCAGACTTTAAGGAAAAACCACCAGTAGATCCCAAGGAATTGCATGAATACCTGTCAAACATGATTTTCAAAATTGAAAATCCAGTCTGGCAACGGATTGTCCGGGCCCTCTATGGGAAATATGAGAAAGAGTTTTATAGTTATCCAGCTGCTAAGACCAACCACCATGCCTTTGAAGCAGGTCTTGCTTATCATACGGCAACCATGGTCCGCTTGGCAGATAGTATCGGCGATATCTATCCTCAGTTGAATAAGAGCTTGCTCTTTGCAGGGATTATGTTACACGATTTGGCCAAAGTGATCGAGTTGACGGGGCCTGAAAATACAGAATACACTGTTCGGGGCAACCTCATCGGCCACATTGCACTGATCGATGAAGAAATCACCAAGGTCTTGCAAGAGTTGAAGATTGATGACCAAAAAGAAGAAGTCATCGTCCTTCGCCATGTGATCTTGAGTCACCATGGCTTGCTCGAATACGGTAGTCCTGTTCGTCCAAAGATCATGGAAGCAGAGATTATTCATATGATCGATAATTTGGATGCGGAAATGATGATGATGACAACAGCACTTGGCTTAATTGGTCCTGGCGAAATGACCAATAAAATCTTTGCTATGGAAAATCGTTCCTTCTATAAACCGAATCTCGACTAG